Genomic segment of Deltaproteobacteria bacterium:
AAAGTCCGGCCAGAGAAAGTGCCTTGCCTGAACTCATCCTGCGTCCTTTATATATGGCCTCCCTGTCCCCGGCCAGGCAGGCTGCAAGATATGACATCGGGGTGAGATCACCGGACGCGCCGACAGAACCAAGGGATGGTACAATAGGTGTTATGCCTTTATTGAGCAGCTCCGCCAGGGCGTGCAGCAGGTTAATAGAGACACCCGAATATCCGCGTGCAAAGCACGCCAGCCTGCAAACCATTGACGCACGCGTTTCTTCTATCCCGAACGGGTCTCCGGTACCGCAGCCGTGGTATTTTATCAGATTATTGCCGAGTTCTTCTGTATTATGTTTCTTGATCCTGTTGCCGCAGGCCGCACCATATCCGGTGGTTACTCCGTATATCGGCTCATCAGCATCAAGAGCATGCTGCAGGGTAGTTTGGGACTGCTTCATCCTCTTTATAAAATCTTTTTTTGTGCTGATTTCCACGCGGGCTTTACCACGGGCAATGTCAACAACCTGATCCAGAGTAATGTCACCTTCTCCGATAACGATTTCTTTTTGTAAAGCGCTGTTTCCCGAACGTATATTATGCATAACGACTCCTTCGTTTGTTAAATTCCTTTTATTCCCGCGTCAATAAATTTTTGATGCAGGGTATCGTGTCCGATCAGAGGAGCAAGGACACGGAGTGTCCCCAATGCCGTACCCAGGATACCCGGGGCAAAAACGCTCTGTCCAACCAGATGTAAACCTTCTATTGGGGTACGGTGCAGTGCAGCAGTTTTGAACTTCTGGCTGACCGAGCGGCACACACCATAAGCACCGCCCTCTGGACTGCCCATCCAGTCAAGAAATGACAACGGGGTAAAAGAATCCACGACATACGCACCGGGCATACGCCCCAAAACGTTCGCTGCCTTATCGAGAAGAATATTGACTTCGCGTTCCTTGGTTTCCCGGTAATCACGGGAACGGTGGTCCTTTGTCGTGTTTTCCCATCCCATCCACTTTTCATAAGGGCTTTCTTCAAGCACGGAAACGATGTTCCATCCCTGCTTTGCGGATTTATTCATAGTGATGAAAGTCACCCCTCCATGGAGGGCATGGGCATCGTCCAAAACAAAGGTGTTGTACTGCCGGTAAGAAACCTTGTCATCCGGTACCGCTATATGTGCGGCAAATATTCCGGGTGTTTCCTCCAGTGATGCAATCCTGTTCTTGAATGCAGGCTTGTACGAGTCCTCCGGCAGCATGCGGATCATTATTTTTGGATGTATTGCAGCTATGACCACCGGAGAGTCCAGTGTCTTTCCGGACTTCAGAACAACGCCTTGAACAACGTGATCCCTGACGAGGATCTTCAGCACCGGGTCATCACAGATGAGTTCTCCTCCAAGCTCCCGCAGCCTCGCTGCAAGCGTGTCCGCCATGTGAGCACCCGGATGCACCGGTTTCCATGAGGACATGAGGTATGAAGATATCGAGGAACTCCAGAGGTACAAAGGACATTCCTCCGGGCCAACACCGATCCACGCCAGGGGCACGGACAGTATACCGCGCAACTTCTGCGAACACCCGAGTTTGTCGAAGTAACTTTCAAGCGGCTGCAGTTCCGTGGAGAGATTAAACTCTGTCTTTTCCCCGAAGAGTATTGACGAGAGAGAAAAACGCTGAATTGTACTGCGAATCGTAGCGATAACCCCGGCTATCTGACGGTTTTCCTCCGGAAATGCCCTGTGCAGATTCTCCTCAAACAGATCAACCCCCGGAGGAAAATCGAATGTCATGTCCGGAAGGATGTATCTGTCCACAACCCCCCCGTCTCCCAGGCGAAAGAACGGTATGCGGCCGGATACGCCGAGAAGGTCGAAGATCTGCCGCAACGGCTGGCCGTCATCCATTGCTCCGACATAGTGGACCCCGACTTCACAGTCCATACCTTTTCTGGCATAACTTCTCATCAGACCGCCGGGGAGCTTGTTTTTTTCCACGACCGTTACGCGGTAGCCGAGCTCCGAAAGAACAATCGCAGCGGTCATTCCTCCGATACCGGAGCCTATAACAATGATATGATCCACGGGCTGCATAAATGCCTCAATTATGGATACCGATGGCGGTACAATAAGGGCCGAAGCCCATCACGAGAATACCATTTTTACCAAGAGAAACTTCTCCCGTACCGGTTAATCCGGCAGAAAGAAAACCTTTTTCAATGGTTTTAATCGCCAGGACTACAGCAACCGCAGAGGACGCTGCATATTGTCCTGTATACTTCCGGTAGTCGATAACAGGTCCTCGAAATCCCGAATGAGAAAGAAAATTTGTTAGCTGGTTTCTCGCCATTTCTTCGTATGCCAAAGGAATACCGTAAAAGATTGCACCGTAATGTGCATTGATGTCATCCGAGATATTAAGGTCGTTCATTATCGTCCATCCGGCATCCTTTAGTGCCATTACATATACAAGGGGCGTTACAGTTGGCCCGGATGGTTTGGTGGTTGCAATTGCCATAATCGCACCACCTCCGTCAGAGGGCGTTGTATCAAGAGCTACCGACGGATCAAAAAGCGGAGATAACTCCTTGTGCATCTCGTCTGCCCCAAAAAGCAAGAGCGCTTCTTTCTCGGACGCCAGAAGGCTTGAGATCCAGAGAGCCTGTTCAAAAGAATAATCACCGCCCGATGCCGTCATATTGGCACCTGTAGACTTGAATTCCATGGCAACCTGCCCTGCGGGCGCATTGTGCACAGAATTGATGAAGTCGGTCGGGCTGGCAAATCTCATATCGGACTCGAAAAGTTTTGTTAGAAAATCATACGTTTCAGACAATGGACCCCAGCCTGTTCCAAAATAAATTGAGGAAGGCTTTCCCCCACCGCCAGCATTCTTATGGGCTGCAGTTGCCAAGGCAAGCGCCATGCGTGAAATTCGTTTAAGACGGCGAACATACCTCTGTGACAAATCTTTTGAGATTTCTTCGTTATTTAAAGTACCGGCTATGGAAATACCCTGTGAAAATTTTTGAAAAGAGGCATCCATATCCCCGGCACCTGTCAAACAGGCGAGCCCCGTAACCTGCAGACTTCTGGGATGTGCTTCAGGACGGTCTGGCGGACGTACATCTACAGAGCCGATTATAACTGAGGCATTATTCCCTCCAAAACCAAAAGAATTGGACATGGCAATCTTAACAGGACGGCTTTCCGGTTTCAGAACAGGGAGTATGCCAAGAGAAGAATCGAGATTCATGCATCCTATATTGCCAGGTATTATCCCTTCTGACACAGACAGTGAGCATATCGCGAACTCAACCGCACCGGCTGCACCAAGGGAATGACCTGTCATACCTTTGGTTGAAGACAGCGGTGGAATACGATCACCAAACAGTCTCTTTAGAGCCATTGCCTCCGAAGCATCATTATCCATTGTTGCTGTTCCGTGAAGGTTTACATATCCTATATCGGCAGCATCTATGCCTGCGTCCGCAATTGCATCACGCATTGCTTTTAGTGCGCCATCTCCGGTGGGATGCGGTGCTGTAGGATGATATGCATCGCATGAAATACCCCCGCCTAAAACCTGTGTGACAGAACCTGGCGGCGGATTTTTCGCCCTCTCAATAAGGAACATAGCTGCACCCTCACCAAGGGATATGCCTGCCCGATCCCTATCCAGTGGACGTGCACCTTTAGGATCCAGTAACTGCAGTGATAAAAAACCGAAATATGTAAACCAACACAACGCATCAACACCACCGGCAAGCACTCTATTCGCCTTGCCCTGCCTTATCAGTTCCAGAGCGATTTTTATAGCTACTGTACCGCTGGAACATGCTGTTGATATTGTGAATACCGGTCCATGACATGAGAAATGCTTTGCCAAATATGTGGCAACCGTTCCTGTACCATGGTAAGCAAACTCTTTTGGAGATTTCACACCGGAGTTGAGCAACACTTCGCTTTTAGACATTCCTCCAGTCGTAACTCCAATGACAATGGCGTCCGGCGTACACCTGTGACCTTCCATTGCATCCTGTGCTGCCGCGAGTGCAAGTGCGTGGGTTCTCGGGATGCCGTCTTCAATCTTTAATGGAGTATCAATGTTGGCAACAGGCATGAGTTGATCTGCAGCTACCTCAAAAAGATTGATATTGCGAATGCCGCGTACGGAATTTTTCAACGAGCGCAGTGTTGAAAGATGGCCTCTTCCAAGTGGATTCAGGATGCCGGAACCTGTGATGAATATACCTTCAGATGCCATCATTGGCACATTAAATCAATGTCCTGTTGTCGTATATATATTGTGCCAAAGAGGCAAATGATGCGAATACCTTCTGTCCCAATTCTTTATTATCGATCCTTACCCCATAATCCTTCTCTATGACAGTAACGAGCTCAAGGATGTCAATTGAATCTATGCCCAGTTCGTTGCCAACCAGCGGGGCATTATTATCTATGTCACTCAGGCTGATATCCTGAATGTTAAGGATATCAAGAACCTTTCTTTTTAGTTCATCGATCAATTTTCCAATTAATATCTTTTCGTTAGACAATTCTTCCATTTTCCATTTTCTCCTTAATATACTCTGATATGAGCCGAATATTGGTTAGTCTGGGATAATCCGCCTCTTCTATATTGATGGCAAACTCTCCCTTCAGAACCAGCACTACAGTTATGAGATCCATGCTGTCAATCCCAAGTTCTTCCATCAGGTGCATTTCTGTATCCAGTGTCTCAGGTGTTACATCCTCTAGTTTAAGTTCATCGATAAATATCTCAGAAACCCTTCTCTCAATATCTTTGACGGTTAAATTATTGGTGTTTATTGCCATACTATCTCCTCATTGTTACAATTTCTTTTAAGTAGTTTTTATAAAAAATGTAACGCATTGTCAAGTATTGCGGTGTTACCGCTCCAGTAAAGAACTTAAAGATATTTATAGAGATGGAGGGATGCCGAAAAATTTTTTAGCATAATCCCGTTATGCATGTATGGAAATGGCGGTAATCATTTTAAGGGATCTAAATTTTTCTTGACATAGCTAATCTTAAATATTAAATTTATATTATAAACAAAGGTTAAATAGACAAAAAACCTTATTTTATAAGCCCAGTAAGATTTAAAAAGATGATTAGTATGACAAACAGCATAAACAACAAACATAAGGAGGCTGAGGAACATGCTTTACAAGA
This window contains:
- a CDS encoding NAD(P)-binding protein, producing MQPVDHIIVIGSGIGGMTAAIVLSELGYRVTVVEKNKLPGGLMRSYARKGMDCEVGVHYVGAMDDGQPLRQIFDLLGVSGRIPFFRLGDGGVVDRYILPDMTFDFPPGVDLFEENLHRAFPEENRQIAGVIATIRSTIQRFSLSSILFGEKTEFNLSTELQPLESYFDKLGCSQKLRGILSVPLAWIGVGPEECPLYLWSSSISSYLMSSWKPVHPGAHMADTLAARLRELGGELICDDPVLKILVRDHVVQGVVLKSGKTLDSPVVIAAIHPKIMIRMLPEDSYKPAFKNRIASLEETPGIFAAHIAVPDDKVSYRQYNTFVLDDAHALHGGVTFITMNKSAKQGWNIVSVLEESPYEKWMGWENTTKDHRSRDYRETKEREVNILLDKAANVLGRMPGAYVVDSFTPLSFLDWMGSPEGGAYGVCRSVSQKFKTAALHRTPIEGLHLVGQSVFAPGILGTALGTLRVLAPLIGHDTLHQKFIDAGIKGI
- a CDS encoding beta-ketoacyl-[acyl-carrier-protein] synthase family protein, with amino-acid sequence MMASEGIFITGSGILNPLGRGHLSTLRSLKNSVRGIRNINLFEVAADQLMPVANIDTPLKIEDGIPRTHALALAAAQDAMEGHRCTPDAIVIGVTTGGMSKSEVLLNSGVKSPKEFAYHGTGTVATYLAKHFSCHGPVFTISTACSSGTVAIKIALELIRQGKANRVLAGGVDALCWFTYFGFLSLQLLDPKGARPLDRDRAGISLGEGAAMFLIERAKNPPPGSVTQVLGGGISCDAYHPTAPHPTGDGALKAMRDAIADAGIDAADIGYVNLHGTATMDNDASEAMALKRLFGDRIPPLSSTKGMTGHSLGAAGAVEFAICSLSVSEGIIPGNIGCMNLDSSLGILPVLKPESRPVKIAMSNSFGFGGNNASVIIGSVDVRPPDRPEAHPRSLQVTGLACLTGAGDMDASFQKFSQGISIAGTLNNEEISKDLSQRYVRRLKRISRMALALATAAHKNAGGGGKPSSIYFGTGWGPLSETYDFLTKLFESDMRFASPTDFINSVHNAPAGQVAMEFKSTGANMTASGGDYSFEQALWISSLLASEKEALLLFGADEMHKELSPLFDPSVALDTTPSDGGGAIMAIATTKPSGPTVTPLVYVMALKDAGWTIMNDLNISDDINAHYGAIFYGIPLAYEEMARNQLTNFLSHSGFRGPVIDYRKYTGQYAASSAVAVVLAIKTIEKGFLSAGLTGTGEVSLGKNGILVMGFGPYCTAIGIHN
- a CDS encoding phosphopantetheine-binding protein, with the protein product MEELSNEKILIGKLIDELKRKVLDILNIQDISLSDIDNNAPLVGNELGIDSIDILELVTVIEKDYGVRIDNKELGQKVFASFASLAQYIYDNRTLI
- a CDS encoding phosphopantetheine-binding protein, encoding MAINTNNLTVKDIERRVSEIFIDELKLEDVTPETLDTEMHLMEELGIDSMDLITVVLVLKGEFAINIEEADYPRLTNIRLISEYIKEKMENGRIV